Proteins found in one Macadamia integrifolia cultivar HAES 741 unplaced genomic scaffold, SCU_Mint_v3 scaffold151, whole genome shotgun sequence genomic segment:
- the LOC122064009 gene encoding translocator protein homolog, translating into MESQNLKQRIRDESTVTNNTTNEINKNKRSKRTIMAKRGLRSLTIAVAFPISLTLATIYCSGGSLAKKPFFWALHLASLASSFLMGLSGWLVWAEGGFHRKPTVLYLYLAQLILGLLWAPITFTYGATRLGLIVCVSLFGALVGCSQSFRRVNPIAADLVKPCLAWVAFMTIVNFKLLFI; encoded by the coding sequence ATGGAATCTCAGAACCTCAAACAACGAATTAGGGACGAATCCACAGTCACCAACAACACAACAAATGAAATCAACAAGAACAAGAGATCCAAGAGAACGATCATGGCGAAACGCGGCCTTCGTTCATTAACCATCGCTGTTGCCTTTCCTATCTCTCTCACCCTCGCCACAATCTACTGCTCTGGAGGTTCCCTAGCGAAGAAGCCCTTCTTCTGGGCCCTCCACCTGGCTTCTCTGGCTTCCTCTTTCCTTATGGGTCTTTCCGGTTGGCTTGTTTGGGCTGAAGGTGGCTTTCATCGTAAACCCACCGTTTTGTATCTTTATCTAGCTCAACTCATTCTGGGCCTCTTATGGGCCCCCATTACATTCACTTATGGAGCCACTAGGTTAGGGTTGATCGTTTGTGTTTCTCTCTTTGGAGCTCTTGTGGGCTGTTCTCAGAGCTTTAGGAGGGTGAACCCAATCGCTGCTGATCTTGTTAAGCCTTGTTTGGCTTGGGTGGCCTTCATGACAATTGTaaattttaagcttcttttcATTTGA